From the genome of Streptomyces ficellus:
GCGGGCCGAGGCCCTCGCACGCATGCGGCAGATGGTCGCGGACGGCGAGATCGACTTCTCGGTCATCGAGAAGGACGTGCGGCCCGAGGCCGGCGCCGGTGACCAGCGGGGGACATGAGCGAGCTCTACCTGGCCGACACCAGCGCTCTGATCCGTTTCTCTCGCGGCCAGGCCGGCGCGAACCTTGGACGCGGTCGTCAACGCGGGGCTCGTCGGCCTGCGAGCCGGTGCGCCCACGACATGGACCGGCTGCTGCGTGAGACCTTCCCCTACTACCCGATACGGGAAGCGGCCTGGGAGGACGCCGCCGAGGTGCAGTACCAACTCGCAGCCCGGGGTTGGCACCAGTGCGCCAGCCCCGTCGACCTGCTCGTGTCCGTCACGGCGGCGCACCACAAGCTCACCGTGCTCCACCAGGACACCGACTTCGAGACCATCGCCCAGATCACCGGGCAGCCCGTGCGCCGTATCGCGTAGCGCCACCGGTGCCGGAGTGCCGGGGTGCCGCGCGTCAGGCGTCGCGGCCCAGCACCATCGTCGCCGACGAGCAGAACCAGCCGCCCGTCCCCGACACGACGCCCAGGCGGGCGCCTTGGACCTGGCGGCCCGTGGCCTCGCCGCGCAGCTGGCGGGCCGCCTCCACCAGGAGGAACAGGCCCCGCATGCCGGGGTGGCAGGCGGACAGGCCGCCGCCGTCGGTGTTGACGGGCAGGGTGCCCGCCTCCACGAAGGGGCCGCCCTCGCCCTTGGCGCAGAAGCCGAGGTCCTCCAGGGTCACCAGGGTCATGTAGGTGAAGGCGTCGTAGACCTGCGCGAAGTCCATGTCGGCCGGTGTCAGGCCCGCCCGCTGGAAGGCGAGGCGGCCGCTCACCGCCGCCGGGGAGACGGTGAAGTCGGCCCACTCCGACATGGTGGTGTGCGAGACGTGCTCGCCGGCGCCGAGGACCCACACCGGGGCCTTCGCCGTGTCGGGTACGTACTCCGCCGCGGCGAGCAGCACCGCGCAGCCGCCGTCGCTGCGGATGCAGCAGTGCAGCTTGGTGAAGGGGTCCGCGATCATCGGGCCGGCGAGCACCTCGTCCACGGTGAGCGGGGTGCGGAACATCGCGTCCGGGTTGCGGGCCGCGTGGGCCCGGGCCCGTACCGCCACCGTCGCGAGCTGTTCCAGGGTGGTGCCGTACGTGTGCATGTGGCGGCGCGCGGCCATGGCGTACTTGGCGACGAGCGTGTGGCCGTAGGGGACCTCGAACTGGAGCGGGCCGCGGGAGCCGAACGACAGGTTCGAGGTGCGGCGCCCGGCCCTGATATCGGCGCGGGCGGTCGAGCCGTAGACGAGGAGCACGGCGTTGGCGCGGCCCGCGGCGATCGCGTCCACCGCGTGCGCGGCCATCACCTCCCAGGTGGCGCCGCCCACGGAGGTGGAGTCCACCCACCGGGGCCGCAGCCCCAGGTATTCGGCGACCTCGATCGGGGCGAGCGTGCCGAGCCCGGCGGAGGCGAGCCCGTCGACGACGGACC
Proteins encoded in this window:
- a CDS encoding PIN domain-containing protein; this translates as MDRLLRETFPYYPIREAAWEDAAEVQYQLAARGWHQCASPVDLLVSVTAAHHKLTVLHQDTDFETIAQITGQPVRRIA
- a CDS encoding thiolase C-terminal domain-containing protein, with the protein product MRRSVAIVGVSLSDCGRVDTATPYALHAQAARRALADAGLDRSVVDGLASAGLGTLAPIEVAEYLGLRPRWVDSTSVGGATWEVMAAHAVDAIAAGRANAVLLVYGSTARADIRAGRRTSNLSFGSRGPLQFEVPYGHTLVAKYAMAARRHMHTYGTTLEQLATVAVRARAHAARNPDAMFRTPLTVDEVLAGPMIADPFTKLHCCIRSDGGCAVLLAAAEYVPDTAKAPVWVLGAGEHVSHTTMSEWADFTVSPAAVSGRLAFQRAGLTPADMDFAQVYDAFTYMTLVTLEDLGFCAKGEGGPFVEAGTLPVNTDGGGLSACHPGMRGLFLLVEAARQLRGEATGRQVQGARLGVVSGTGGWFCSSATMVLGRDA